The following coding sequences are from one Phycisphaeraceae bacterium window:
- the dut gene encoding dUTP diphosphatase: MKMNVTEQAVVEVSMRWLEHGRGLPVPSYGTEHAAGMDLHAAVGAETPVTIEPGRIALIPCGFAMAVPVGYEAQVRPRSGLGLKFGISMPNAPGTIDADYRGEVGVPLINHGGKAFVVERGMRIAQMVVTPVPRVVWEVVEVLEETGRGGGGFGSTGV; the protein is encoded by the coding sequence ATGAAGATGAATGTGACGGAGCAGGCGGTGGTTGAGGTGTCGATGCGATGGCTGGAGCATGGGCGGGGGCTGCCGGTGCCTTCGTATGGGACGGAGCATGCGGCGGGGATGGATTTGCATGCGGCGGTGGGTGCGGAGACGCCTGTGACGATCGAGCCGGGTCGGATTGCGTTGATTCCGTGTGGTTTCGCGATGGCGGTGCCGGTGGGGTATGAGGCTCAGGTGCGCCCGAGGTCGGGGTTGGGTTTGAAGTTCGGGATCTCGATGCCGAATGCGCCGGGGACGATTGATGCGGACTACCGGGGCGAGGTGGGTGTCCCGCTGATTAATCATGGTGGGAAGGCGTTTGTGGTGGAGCGTGGGATGCGGATCGCGCAGATGGTGGTGACGCCTGTGCCTAGGGTGGTGTGGGAGGTGGTGGAGGTGCTTGAGGAGACGGGAAGGGGCGGGGGAGGGTTTGGGAGTACGGGGGTGTGA
- a CDS encoding glycosyl hydrolase family 17 protein, with the protein MPRSLTIILAFLTFLSPAIAQPPAEPGHPRQSPFIKRPFDPTVNGQWAGEAICYGPHRDGQSPDGLQPTPDQVLEDLHIITRHWNMLRMYGARGATETSLQLIREHDLPLKVVVGAWIATETSLDEGGNPLETFPETIANNQAEVQTAIRLANQYPDIVAAVTIGNETQVDWSFHPVQLPVLINYIRHARAHTSAPVSTADVSTYWATPESKPLADELDFIMTHIYAMWNKQSLDTALDWTRDQYNQGTTTHPDHQFVIGEAGWATTSRKAGEEGELITGVASEANQTTFYREFVDWTTAEKIPNFFFQAFDEKWKGDEHADGAEKHWGLYFSNRTPKQALRQPQP; encoded by the coding sequence ATGCCTCGCTCCCTCACGATCATCCTCGCATTCCTCACCTTCCTCTCCCCCGCCATCGCTCAACCCCCCGCCGAGCCCGGCCATCCGCGCCAGAGCCCGTTCATCAAACGACCCTTCGACCCCACCGTCAATGGTCAGTGGGCCGGCGAAGCCATCTGCTACGGACCCCACCGCGACGGTCAGTCCCCCGATGGCCTCCAACCCACCCCCGACCAGGTCCTCGAAGACCTCCACATCATCACCCGACACTGGAACATGCTCCGCATGTACGGTGCCCGCGGAGCCACCGAAACCAGCCTCCAACTCATCCGCGAACACGACCTGCCCCTCAAGGTCGTCGTCGGCGCCTGGATCGCCACCGAAACCAGCCTAGACGAAGGCGGCAACCCTCTGGAAACCTTCCCCGAGACCATCGCCAACAACCAGGCCGAAGTCCAAACCGCCATCCGACTCGCCAACCAATACCCCGACATCGTCGCCGCCGTCACGATCGGCAACGAAACCCAGGTCGACTGGTCCTTCCACCCCGTCCAGCTCCCTGTCCTCATCAACTACATCCGCCATGCCCGCGCCCACACCTCCGCGCCCGTCTCCACCGCCGACGTCTCCACCTACTGGGCCACCCCTGAGAGTAAACCCCTCGCCGATGAGCTCGACTTCATCATGACCCACATCTACGCCATGTGGAACAAACAGTCCCTCGACACCGCCCTCGACTGGACCCGCGATCAATACAACCAGGGCACCACCACCCACCCCGATCACCAGTTTGTCATAGGCGAAGCCGGGTGGGCCACCACCTCACGCAAAGCTGGCGAAGAAGGCGAGCTCATCACAGGCGTCGCCAGCGAAGCCAACCAGACCACCTTCTACCGCGAGTTCGTCGACTGGACCACAGCCGAAAAAATCCCCAACTTCTTCTTCCAGGCCTTCGACGAAAAATGGAAAGGCGACGAACACGCCGACGGAGCTGAAAAACACTGGGGCCTCTACTTCTCCAACAGAACCCCCAAACAAGCCCTCCGCCAACCCCAACCCTGA
- the carB gene encoding carbamoyl-phosphate synthase large subunit produces the protein MPKRNDLRTILIIGSGPIVIGQGCEFDYSGTQACKALREEGYRVVLINSNPATIMTDPEFSDRTYIEPITPEAVVKIIEREAELGQPIDALLPTLGGQTALNTACALHDSGELKRLGVEMIGANREVIYRAEDRQLFKEIVEGIGLKMPKAGIAHTMEEARSVLEETGLPAIIRPAFTLGGSGGGIAYNLEEFEDIARRGLDASMNSQILIDQSVLGWKEYELEVMRDRDDNVVIICSIENFDPMGVHTGDSITVAPAQTLSDKEYQRMRDASQAIIRAVGVETGGSNIQFGINPADGEMVVIEMNPRVSRSSALASKATGFPIAKLAAKLAVGYRLWELPNDITGQTVACFEPSIDYVVTKIPRWTFEKFPESDETLTTQMKSVGEAMSIGRTFKESLQKGIRSMEVKRFGFGLDANDKWLGASRGVKAADGSAVEWPINESKLKRKLTVPSQGRLYYVRYALKMGWGIEKVHELSKIDPWFLDQLQQLVDFEDVLSGYTALEDVPREVMFRAKELGYSDMQLANLYFGAITTSNIIAVRRARETMGVSPVYKLVDTCAAEFEAVTPYYYSAYERTVATVGGESLADDEVRVTDRPKVVILGGGPNRIGQGIEFDYCCVQAAFAARELGFEAVMVNSNPETVSTDYDTSDLLFFEPLTLEDTLNLIERINGGRCGETGAGAYVKGVIVQFGGQTPLNLANGLRASGVPIIGTSVDSIDLAEDRKRFAALCHELDIQQPDNGIAYDSKEAVEIANRIGYPVLVRPSFVLGGRAMETVFDDEQLGYYMQIALGASDLENQPILIDRFLAEAIECDVDVLADFDPEGKASGGRAVVCGVMEHIEEAGVHSGDSACAIPPHSLPERVVEELKAKSRALAEALRVRGLMNVQWAIRRPHDGEGDYQLFILEVNPRASRTVPFVSKATGVPWARLAAKVMMGQSLDALGVEELPWPEHTAVKESVFPFAKFPGVDVILGPEMRSTGEVMGIDASFPMAFAKGQMGAGTVLPLEGKVFLSVREADRPAAVGIARDLLRLGFEVFTTSGTGAYLVDHGVMEARVLNKISEGRPNALDLIKNKELALIINTPTRKGLKTDEGKLRSTAVRFGVPMITTVTAAQSAVQAIEALKEGAWRVAALQDYFPAPVSAS, from the coding sequence ATGCCCAAGCGGAATGACCTGCGGACCATCCTCATCATTGGTTCTGGCCCGATTGTGATTGGCCAGGGCTGTGAGTTCGATTACTCCGGGACTCAGGCGTGCAAGGCGTTGCGGGAGGAGGGGTATCGGGTGGTGCTGATCAACTCGAATCCCGCGACGATCATGACCGACCCGGAGTTTTCCGATCGGACGTATATCGAGCCGATCACGCCCGAGGCGGTAGTGAAGATAATTGAGCGCGAGGCGGAGTTGGGTCAGCCGATTGATGCGCTGCTGCCGACACTGGGCGGGCAGACGGCGTTGAACACGGCGTGTGCGCTGCACGATTCGGGTGAGCTCAAGCGGCTGGGTGTGGAGATGATCGGGGCGAACCGCGAGGTGATTTACCGTGCGGAGGATCGTCAACTGTTCAAGGAGATCGTTGAAGGGATCGGGCTCAAGATGCCCAAGGCGGGGATCGCGCACACGATGGAGGAGGCGAGGTCGGTGCTGGAGGAGACGGGGCTGCCAGCGATCATTCGGCCGGCGTTTACGCTGGGGGGATCGGGTGGCGGGATCGCGTACAACCTGGAGGAGTTTGAGGACATCGCGCGGCGGGGGCTGGATGCCTCGATGAACTCGCAGATCCTGATCGACCAGAGCGTGCTGGGTTGGAAGGAGTACGAGCTGGAGGTGATGCGCGACCGCGATGACAACGTGGTGATCATCTGCTCGATCGAGAACTTTGACCCGATGGGGGTTCACACGGGCGATTCGATCACCGTGGCACCCGCGCAGACGCTCTCGGACAAGGAATACCAGCGGATGCGTGACGCCTCGCAGGCGATCATACGGGCGGTGGGCGTGGAGACCGGCGGGTCGAACATCCAGTTCGGCATCAACCCGGCGGATGGTGAGATGGTGGTGATCGAGATGAACCCGCGGGTGTCGCGGTCGTCGGCGTTAGCGTCGAAAGCGACGGGTTTCCCGATTGCAAAGCTGGCGGCGAAGTTGGCGGTGGGGTATAGACTCTGGGAGCTGCCGAACGACATCACGGGTCAGACGGTGGCGTGTTTCGAGCCGTCGATTGATTATGTCGTGACCAAGATTCCGCGGTGGACGTTCGAGAAGTTCCCGGAGTCGGATGAGACGCTGACGACGCAGATGAAGTCGGTGGGTGAGGCGATGTCGATCGGTCGGACCTTCAAGGAGAGCCTGCAGAAGGGTATCCGGTCGATGGAGGTCAAGCGGTTTGGTTTCGGGCTGGATGCGAACGACAAGTGGCTGGGGGCTTCGCGGGGTGTGAAGGCGGCGGACGGTTCGGCGGTCGAGTGGCCGATCAACGAGAGCAAGCTCAAGCGCAAGCTGACGGTGCCTTCGCAGGGGCGGCTGTATTACGTTCGGTATGCGCTGAAGATGGGCTGGGGGATCGAGAAAGTTCACGAGCTGTCGAAGATCGATCCGTGGTTCCTGGATCAGCTTCAGCAACTGGTGGACTTTGAGGATGTGCTGTCGGGGTACACGGCGTTGGAGGATGTGCCTAGGGAGGTGATGTTCCGGGCGAAGGAGCTTGGGTACTCGGACATGCAGCTGGCGAATTTGTACTTCGGTGCGATCACGACGAGCAATATCATTGCAGTTCGTCGCGCGCGCGAGACGATGGGGGTTTCGCCGGTTTATAAGTTAGTGGACACCTGTGCGGCGGAGTTTGAGGCGGTGACGCCTTATTACTACTCGGCGTACGAGCGTACGGTGGCGACGGTGGGTGGCGAGTCGCTAGCGGACGACGAGGTGCGGGTGACGGACCGCCCGAAGGTGGTGATTTTGGGTGGGGGTCCGAACCGGATCGGTCAGGGGATCGAGTTTGATTACTGCTGCGTGCAGGCGGCGTTTGCGGCGCGGGAGCTGGGATTCGAGGCGGTCATGGTGAACTCGAATCCAGAGACGGTGTCGACGGACTATGACACCTCGGATTTGTTGTTCTTTGAGCCGTTGACGCTGGAGGACACTCTGAATCTGATTGAGCGGATTAACGGCGGTCGGTGTGGGGAAACGGGTGCGGGCGCTTATGTGAAGGGCGTGATTGTTCAGTTTGGTGGTCAGACGCCTTTGAACTTGGCCAACGGACTGCGGGCGTCGGGGGTGCCGATCATCGGGACGTCGGTGGACTCGATTGATCTGGCGGAGGACCGGAAACGGTTTGCTGCGTTGTGTCACGAGCTGGACATCCAGCAGCCGGACAACGGGATTGCTTACGACTCGAAGGAGGCGGTGGAGATCGCCAATCGGATCGGGTATCCGGTGCTGGTGCGGCCGAGCTTTGTGCTTGGCGGTCGAGCGATGGAGACGGTGTTTGATGATGAGCAGCTAGGGTATTACATGCAGATCGCGCTCGGGGCGTCGGACCTTGAGAATCAGCCGATCCTGATTGATCGTTTTCTGGCCGAGGCGATTGAGTGTGATGTCGATGTGCTGGCGGATTTTGATCCGGAGGGCAAGGCGTCGGGCGGTCGGGCGGTGGTGTGCGGGGTGATGGAGCATATTGAGGAGGCGGGGGTGCATTCGGGGGACTCGGCTTGTGCGATCCCGCCTCACTCGCTGCCTGAGCGCGTGGTCGAGGAGCTCAAGGCGAAGTCGCGGGCGCTGGCGGAGGCGTTGCGCGTGCGTGGGCTGATGAATGTGCAGTGGGCGATCCGTCGTCCGCACGACGGGGAGGGTGATTACCAGTTGTTTATTCTGGAAGTAAATCCTCGCGCGTCGCGGACCGTGCCGTTTGTGTCCAAGGCGACGGGGGTTCCCTGGGCTCGTCTGGCGGCGAAGGTGATGATGGGTCAGAGTCTCGACGCGTTGGGAGTGGAGGAGTTGCCATGGCCGGAGCACACGGCGGTGAAGGAGTCGGTGTTCCCGTTTGCGAAGTTCCCCGGTGTTGATGTGATTCTAGGGCCGGAGATGCGATCGACCGGTGAGGTGATGGGGATCGACGCGAGCTTCCCGATGGCGTTTGCGAAGGGGCAGATGGGGGCAGGAACGGTGTTGCCGCTGGAGGGGAAGGTGTTCTTGTCGGTGCGTGAGGCGGATCGGCCAGCGGCGGTAGGGATCGCGCGCGACCTGCTGCGGCTGGGTTTTGAGGTGTTCACAACGAGCGGGACCGGAGCGTATCTGGTGGATCATGGCGTGATGGAGGCGAGGGTGCTCAACAAGATTTCGGAGGGTCGGCCCAATGCGCTGGACCTGATTAAGAACAAGGAGTTGGCGCTGATCATCAACACGCCAACGCGCAAAGGCTTGAAGACGGACGAGGGAAAGCTGCGGTCAACGGCGGTGCGTTTCGGGGTGCCGATGATCACGACGGTGACGGCTGCCCAGAGTGCGGTGCAGGCTATCGAGGCGCTCAAGGAGGGTGCGTGGCGTGTGGCGGCGCTGCAGGATTATTTCCCGGCTCCAGTGAGTGCGAGCTGA
- a CDS encoding HDOD domain-containing protein yields the protein MSDSPPKTAMPGGIDLLAGRQPLLDRSEHLVGWELDLQRGRGEALDHYRAVSKLLRDETLTTSKPIFLRMGLTDVLAGHAQELPKDRVVLCVPGSGRSAEELVETYGHLTRRGYRLALNGLGEGEGFRKLLGLVSFVRIDLGSAVDEDRLGSAVAALHRYKLRVIATGVEDARQRVMANRLKIDLCQGYYFLKPTILPRSEVKPVTFNYMELIAKLNSSQVDFKELEAIIKSDISLSTQLLKYLNSPMVGLRERVSSLHQALVLLGETEVRKWASTLVMAQLSDGKPEHLSMLSLVRGRFCETAADLMNRSEMKLEYYLTGLLSLLEVITSQSADELTMSLGLSRKVRLALLGSKSEIGRVLSLARACERGDGVAAAGLCGGLGLDPWVAIRAYSECLAWGEQLHLGGEGTSAAA from the coding sequence ATGAGTGATTCACCACCTAAGACGGCGATGCCTGGCGGGATTGATCTGCTGGCGGGCCGCCAGCCGTTGCTGGATCGTTCGGAGCACCTGGTGGGGTGGGAGCTTGACCTGCAGCGGGGTCGGGGCGAGGCGCTGGATCACTACCGTGCGGTGAGTAAGTTGCTGCGGGATGAGACCTTGACGACGAGCAAGCCGATCTTTCTTCGGATGGGTCTGACGGATGTGCTGGCGGGTCATGCCCAGGAGCTTCCAAAGGACCGCGTGGTGCTGTGCGTGCCGGGTTCGGGGCGTTCTGCAGAAGAACTGGTTGAGACCTACGGTCACCTGACGAGGCGTGGGTATCGGCTGGCGCTCAATGGGCTGGGTGAGGGAGAAGGGTTTCGGAAGCTGCTTGGTCTGGTGTCGTTTGTTCGCATCGATCTGGGCAGTGCTGTGGACGAGGACCGTTTGGGTTCTGCGGTGGCGGCGCTGCATCGATACAAGCTGCGGGTGATTGCGACGGGTGTTGAGGATGCGCGTCAGCGAGTGATGGCCAATCGATTGAAGATCGATCTGTGCCAGGGTTATTACTTTCTGAAGCCAACGATTCTGCCGCGGAGTGAAGTCAAGCCCGTGACCTTTAACTACATGGAGTTGATCGCGAAGCTCAACAGCTCTCAGGTCGATTTCAAGGAGCTTGAGGCGATCATTAAGTCGGACATCAGCCTGTCGACGCAGCTACTGAAGTATCTGAACTCACCGATGGTGGGCTTGCGTGAGCGGGTGAGTTCGCTGCATCAGGCGTTGGTGTTGTTGGGGGAGACGGAGGTTCGCAAGTGGGCTTCTACATTGGTGATGGCGCAGCTGTCGGACGGCAAGCCTGAGCATCTGTCGATGCTGTCGCTGGTGCGAGGTCGGTTTTGCGAGACGGCTGCGGACCTGATGAACCGTTCTGAGATGAAGCTGGAGTATTACTTGACGGGCTTGTTGTCATTGCTTGAGGTGATCACGTCGCAGTCGGCGGACGAGTTGACGATGAGCCTGGGTTTGTCGCGGAAGGTTCGGCTGGCTTTGCTGGGGAGCAAGTCGGAGATAGGGCGGGTGTTGTCGCTGGCACGGGCTTGTGAGCGAGGCGACGGGGTGGCTGCGGCGGGGTTGTGCGGGGGGCTGGGTCTGGACCCGTGGGTGGCGATCCGCGCGTATTCGGAGTGTTTGGCTTGGGGCGAGCAGCTACACCTGGGTGGTGAGGGGACGTCGGCGGCGGCTTAG
- a CDS encoding HAD family hydrolase encodes MKYRMIGVDLDGTLLRGDSTVSDRVVGAIEAAVAAGVLVVPCTGRTWREARRVIGHVGALDLGVFLTGAHTARLSDGHTHEARTIPDGLLRRSLDLLWGLPQALLVFRDPDVAGYEYMITGAGEIQGETTWWFEHNGTPYREVRSPVAGDFEGCLRLSVVGFRESIEGSYGRVQRALGDAVETHHFATIPAPDGERMYHLLEVFPAGVTKWTALERLAVERGIEVGEVAVVGDQVNDLPMLRGAGLSVAMGNAPGHVKAEAHQVTESNEEDGLAVAIERMLAGKW; translated from the coding sequence ATGAAGTACCGGATGATTGGTGTGGACCTGGATGGGACGTTGTTGCGGGGGGATTCGACGGTGTCGGATCGGGTGGTGGGGGCGATCGAGGCGGCGGTGGCGGCTGGGGTGTTGGTGGTGCCGTGTACGGGTCGGACGTGGCGGGAGGCGCGGCGGGTGATCGGGCATGTGGGGGCGTTGGACCTTGGGGTGTTTCTGACCGGTGCGCACACGGCTCGGCTGTCGGATGGTCATACGCACGAGGCGCGGACGATCCCGGACGGGTTGCTGCGGCGGTCGCTGGACCTGTTGTGGGGGTTGCCGCAGGCGCTGCTGGTGTTTCGCGATCCGGATGTGGCGGGGTATGAGTACATGATCACAGGGGCGGGCGAGATTCAGGGTGAGACGACGTGGTGGTTTGAGCATAACGGGACGCCTTACCGGGAGGTGAGGTCGCCTGTGGCGGGGGATTTTGAGGGGTGTCTGCGGCTGAGTGTGGTGGGGTTTCGGGAGTCGATCGAGGGGTCGTACGGGCGAGTGCAGCGGGCGTTGGGGGACGCGGTGGAGACGCATCATTTCGCGACGATTCCAGCCCCGGACGGTGAGCGGATGTATCACCTGCTTGAGGTGTTTCCAGCGGGGGTGACGAAGTGGACGGCGTTGGAGCGGCTGGCTGTGGAGCGGGGGATTGAGGTGGGTGAGGTGGCGGTGGTGGGGGATCAGGTGAACGATCTGCCGATGCTGCGGGGAGCGGGGTTGTCAGTCGCGATGGGGAACGCGCCTGGACATGTGAAGGCGGAAGCGCATCAGGTAACGGAGTCGAATGAGGAGGATGGTTTGGCGGTGGCGATTGAGCGGATGTTGGCGGGGAAATGGTGA
- a CDS encoding response regulator has product MSRPSEEEQFLDTLRLPPVTVDKILAKLKGREKMHAGSDQRRHTRQALKDCGSVLMRVTHPGGSTAQCMVLPRDISAGGVSILHGSFLHTGTRVFVGLKNVQGDRHWFGGVIVRCSYFESRVHELGVKFDASIPIHDFLRADADGGSVRRELVGKVLYVEPSVDFRELLRFQCARMGVNITTTDSGGEALEMMEEIDFDAVLLELSLPDMPGELVIKKLSKMKPKPTILALTSEDSDSGDALPSGCEALVQKPVQEGDLYQLLATYLPTADRINSGEPMCSTFWSDSQLRPVIIAFVERLAESLNEVRSKLGEEGSAEEVIADVVRIRNAAGGYGFPVMSESLGKLSRLLQTEEGKDNQGLRSAWMEVEQLARLSEQFIAGIKSAEEEDELSGGLAA; this is encoded by the coding sequence GTGTCACGACCTAGTGAAGAAGAGCAGTTTCTTGACACGCTGAGGCTTCCGCCGGTGACGGTGGACAAGATTCTCGCGAAGCTCAAGGGTCGTGAGAAGATGCACGCGGGGAGTGATCAGCGTCGCCACACGCGTCAGGCCTTAAAGGATTGCGGGTCGGTGTTGATGCGGGTAACGCATCCGGGTGGATCGACGGCACAGTGCATGGTGCTTCCACGAGACATTTCGGCGGGTGGTGTGAGTATCTTGCACGGGAGCTTTCTGCACACGGGGACCCGGGTCTTTGTGGGCCTCAAGAATGTGCAGGGAGATCGGCACTGGTTTGGGGGTGTGATTGTTCGGTGCAGTTATTTCGAGTCGCGGGTCCACGAGTTGGGGGTGAAGTTCGATGCGTCGATCCCGATTCATGATTTTCTGAGGGCGGATGCGGACGGCGGGTCGGTCCGTCGGGAGTTGGTGGGGAAGGTGTTGTATGTGGAGCCTTCGGTGGATTTTCGGGAGTTGCTGCGGTTTCAGTGTGCGCGGATGGGCGTGAACATCACGACGACTGACAGCGGGGGCGAGGCGCTCGAGATGATGGAGGAGATTGATTTTGATGCAGTTCTGCTTGAGTTATCGCTGCCGGACATGCCTGGGGAGTTAGTGATCAAAAAGTTGTCGAAGATGAAGCCGAAGCCAACGATTCTGGCGTTGACGTCGGAGGATTCGGATTCTGGTGATGCGCTGCCGAGCGGTTGTGAGGCGTTGGTTCAGAAGCCCGTGCAGGAGGGTGATCTTTATCAGTTGTTGGCGACGTATCTGCCGACGGCGGATCGGATCAACTCGGGTGAGCCGATGTGTTCGACGTTCTGGTCGGACAGTCAGTTGCGACCGGTGATCATCGCGTTTGTGGAGCGGCTGGCCGAGAGTCTCAATGAGGTGAGGTCGAAGCTGGGTGAGGAGGGTTCTGCGGAGGAAGTGATCGCGGATGTCGTGCGCATCAGGAATGCAGCGGGGGGGTATGGTTTCCCGGTGATGTCGGAGTCTTTAGGGAAGCTGAGTCGTTTGTTGCAGACGGAGGAGGGCAAGGATAATCAGGGGTTGCGGAGTGCGTGGATGGAGGTTGAGCAACTCGCCCGGCTGTCGGAGCAGTTTATCGCGGGAATCAAGAGTGCTGAGGAAGAAGATGAACTATCAGGGGGTCTTGCGGCATGA
- a CDS encoding YfcE family phosphodiesterase, with protein sequence MRVGVISDTHDRLPTFRRAMAMFRQVGVGAVFHAGDFVAPFAAKLLLPEVSGLGETPVHCVLGNNDGERAGLKAMLPQVVEGSLRVEVGGRVVVMSHFIEWLRPEEMMGADVVITGHTHEAGHEVVEVGGQQQLRLNPGECCGWVTDRCTVALLDLETLKADVVEVYAGP encoded by the coding sequence ATGCGCGTTGGTGTGATCAGTGATACGCATGACCGGCTGCCGACATTTCGTCGGGCGATGGCTATGTTCCGTCAGGTGGGGGTGGGGGCCGTGTTTCATGCGGGCGATTTCGTGGCTCCATTTGCGGCGAAGTTGCTGTTGCCTGAGGTCAGCGGGCTCGGGGAAACGCCTGTTCATTGCGTACTGGGGAACAACGATGGGGAGCGTGCGGGGTTGAAGGCGATGCTGCCGCAGGTGGTGGAGGGGTCGTTGCGGGTGGAGGTGGGGGGGCGCGTGGTGGTGATGTCGCACTTCATTGAGTGGCTGCGGCCTGAGGAGATGATGGGGGCAGATGTGGTGATCACGGGGCACACGCACGAGGCGGGGCATGAGGTCGTGGAGGTGGGAGGACAGCAGCAGTTGCGCCTGAATCCCGGGGAGTGTTGCGGGTGGGTGACGGATCGATGCACGGTGGCGTTGCTGGACCTGGAGACGCTGAAGGCGGATGTGGTGGAGGTGTACGCGGGGCCTTAG